A part of Leifsonia xyli subsp. xyli str. CTCB07 genomic DNA contains:
- the rsmH gene encoding 16S rRNA (cytosine(1402)-N(4))-methyltransferase RsmH gives MSDDIHGDIHLPVLLERCIELLAPALQEPGAVIVDATLGMGGHSAGILARFPQATLVGLDRDPDALAIAGERLARFGDRVHLVHTVYDGIREALDGLGIAEVQGVLFDLGVSSLQLDRVERGFSYSKDAPLDMRMDGTSDLTAERVLAEYPEADLRRIFRDYGEEKLAARYAQRIVAARQQGPITRSGELVHLLQRATPAAIARQGHPAKRVFQALRIEVNQELAVLERALPAAVDALAVGGRLVVESYQSLEDRIVKRELQTRSRSSAPAGLPVELPEHRPELRLLIRGAELADDDEKAANPRAAPVRLRAAERTRASEDRRGS, from the coding sequence ATGAGCGACGACATCCACGGCGACATCCACCTCCCGGTGCTCCTCGAGCGCTGCATCGAACTGCTGGCGCCCGCGCTGCAGGAGCCCGGTGCGGTGATCGTCGACGCCACGCTCGGGATGGGCGGGCACTCGGCCGGCATTCTCGCCCGCTTCCCGCAGGCGACGTTGGTCGGGCTCGACCGCGACCCGGATGCGCTCGCGATCGCGGGGGAGCGGCTGGCCCGCTTCGGCGACCGCGTCCACCTGGTGCATACCGTCTACGACGGCATCCGCGAGGCGCTCGACGGGCTCGGCATCGCTGAGGTGCAGGGCGTGCTGTTCGACCTCGGTGTCTCGTCCCTCCAGCTGGACCGGGTGGAGCGCGGCTTCTCGTACTCGAAGGATGCGCCGCTCGACATGAGGATGGACGGCACCAGCGACCTGACCGCCGAGCGCGTCCTCGCGGAGTACCCCGAAGCGGACCTGCGCCGCATCTTCCGGGATTACGGCGAGGAGAAGCTGGCCGCCCGGTATGCGCAGCGCATTGTGGCGGCACGGCAGCAGGGGCCGATCACCCGCTCGGGTGAACTGGTCCACCTCCTTCAGCGGGCGACGCCGGCGGCCATTGCGCGGCAGGGCCACCCGGCCAAGCGTGTGTTCCAGGCGCTACGCATCGAGGTGAACCAGGAGCTCGCGGTGCTGGAACGCGCCCTCCCGGCGGCGGTCGACGCCCTGGCCGTCGGTGGCCGCCTCGTCGTGGAGTCGTACCAATCGCTCGAGGACCGCATCGTCAAGCGGGAGTTGCAGACTCGCTCCCGTTCCAGCGCACCCGCGGGGCTTCCGGTGGAGCTGCCGGAGCACCGGCCCGAGCTGAGACTGCTGATTCGCGGCGCCGAGCTGGCGGACGACGACGAGAAGGCCGCCAACCCGCGGGCCGCTCCCGTCCGCTTGCGGGCGGCCGAGCGGACCAGGGCGTCTGAGGATCGGAGGGGCTCATGA
- the mraZ gene encoding division/cell wall cluster transcriptional repressor MraZ, translating into MFLGTYAPKLDEKGRIILPAKFREELASGLVLTRGQEHCVYVFSQREFQSLHEKIRQAPVTSKQARDYLRVFLSGASAEVPDKQNRVTVPPALRSYAGLDRDLVVIGAGSRAEIWDAEAWETYLAKQEAAFANTEEEVIPGLF; encoded by the coding sequence ATGTTCCTCGGTACCTACGCCCCGAAGCTGGATGAAAAGGGGCGCATCATCCTGCCGGCCAAGTTCCGGGAGGAACTCGCGTCCGGACTCGTGCTCACCCGCGGTCAGGAGCACTGCGTCTACGTCTTCTCGCAGCGTGAGTTCCAATCGCTCCACGAGAAGATCCGGCAAGCGCCGGTGACGAGCAAACAAGCCCGCGACTATCTGCGCGTCTTCCTCTCGGGAGCGAGCGCGGAGGTCCCGGACAAGCAGAACCGGGTGACGGTCCCGCCAGCGCTCCGTTCGTACGCGGGCCTCGATCGCGACCTGGTCGTGATCGGCGCAGGGAGCCGCGCGGAGATCTGGGACGCCGAAGCGTGGGAGACCTACCTGGCCAAGCAGGAAGCAGCATTCGCGAACACAGAAGAGGAGGTGATTCCGGGACTGTTCTAG
- a CDS encoding DUF3040 domain-containing protein, translating to MPLSEHEQRLLEEMERSLYQNDADFVAKVGGKRARPAYRSIVLGVLVAVAGVAVLVTGVFVQQPVVGLLGFVVMFAGVLLAIAPGKRIAVDPDAPAQTPGKPVRNQSGFMDRLNDRWDKRNDGPG from the coding sequence ATGCCGCTTTCGGAACACGAGCAGCGCCTCCTCGAAGAGATGGAGCGCAGTCTCTACCAGAACGACGCTGATTTCGTCGCGAAGGTCGGCGGAAAGCGCGCTCGCCCTGCCTACCGTTCGATCGTTCTCGGGGTGCTCGTGGCCGTGGCGGGGGTCGCGGTGCTGGTCACCGGCGTCTTCGTTCAGCAGCCCGTCGTCGGCCTTCTGGGCTTCGTCGTGATGTTCGCGGGCGTGCTTCTTGCCATCGCCCCCGGAAAGCGCATCGCCGTCGACCCGGATGCGCCCGCGCAGACCCCGGGGAAGCCGGTGCGCAATCAGAGCGGGTTCATGGACCGCCTGAACGACCGCTGGGACAAGCGCAACGACGGTCCGGGCTGA
- a CDS encoding polyprenyl synthetase family protein produces the protein MSESIRFVDLIQSRLDGFLDARASILVSIAEELSPIAEFSRDFLSGGKRFRALFCFWGWQAVRTSGEDATDETVTAGGPLDAVVSVASALELFHAAALVHDDLIDNSDTRRGAPSVHRRFESLHDSEKWSGCGKSFGTGAATLLGDLLLILSDELFEEGIGQTVSPAARRAARAEFNRMRIDVTAGQYLDLFEEIGWAGRHDADQLARAERVIVYKSAKYSIESPLLIGASLAGANVGQLDALGGFGLPLGIAYQLRDDLLGVFGDAAVTGKPSGDDLREGKRTVLIALTREALPAGARATLDELLGDPDLTPGQIETLQLTIRQSGAVEKVERMIADSVGRAIAALETAPIGESAKAQLRTLAVTVTRRTA, from the coding sequence GTGTCAGAAAGCATTCGATTCGTCGACCTCATTCAGTCCAGGCTCGATGGATTCCTCGATGCACGTGCATCCATTCTCGTCTCCATCGCCGAAGAGCTCTCGCCCATTGCAGAGTTTTCGAGGGACTTTCTCAGCGGTGGCAAGAGATTCCGGGCGCTTTTCTGCTTCTGGGGCTGGCAAGCGGTGCGCACATCGGGCGAAGACGCTACTGACGAGACGGTCACGGCCGGCGGGCCGCTGGATGCCGTCGTCTCCGTAGCAAGCGCCCTGGAGCTCTTCCACGCCGCCGCACTGGTCCACGACGATCTCATCGACAACTCCGACACACGGCGCGGTGCGCCGAGCGTGCATCGGCGGTTCGAGAGCCTCCACGACAGCGAAAAGTGGTCGGGGTGCGGGAAGAGTTTCGGCACGGGCGCCGCGACGCTCCTCGGCGATCTCCTGCTCATCCTGAGCGACGAACTGTTCGAGGAGGGGATCGGGCAGACCGTGAGCCCGGCCGCACGCCGAGCGGCCCGCGCGGAGTTCAACCGGATGCGCATCGACGTGACCGCCGGGCAGTACCTCGACCTCTTCGAGGAGATCGGCTGGGCCGGCCGGCACGATGCCGACCAGCTCGCCCGCGCCGAGCGCGTGATCGTCTACAAATCGGCTAAGTACTCCATCGAGTCGCCGCTTCTCATCGGGGCCAGTCTCGCCGGAGCGAACGTCGGGCAGCTCGACGCCCTGGGCGGATTCGGGCTCCCCCTCGGGATCGCCTACCAGTTGCGGGACGATCTCCTCGGCGTGTTCGGGGACGCCGCCGTCACAGGCAAGCCGAGCGGTGACGACCTCCGCGAGGGCAAGCGGACCGTCCTGATCGCGCTCACCCGCGAAGCGCTCCCGGCGGGCGCCCGTGCCACACTCGACGAACTTCTTGGCGACCCGGACCTGACACCGGGACAGATCGAGACTCTGCAGCTCACCATCCGCCAGTCCGGCGCGGTGGAGAAAGTGGAGCGAATGATCGCCGACAGCGTGGGGCGGGCGATCGCAGCGCTCGAGACGGCGCCGATCGGCGAGTCCGCGAAGGCTCAGCTGCGCACCCTGGCTGTGACGGTCACCCGGCGCACGGCCTGA
- a CDS encoding Rv2175c family DNA-binding protein — MNEQAQAIEWLTVPDLVEQLGVGVSRVRRLIEDNHLGAKRIDGVLKVPAVFLRDGEPLCELRGTLILLGDDGFGNEEAVDWLLAEEDSLGASPIEALRAGRKAEVRRVAQALA, encoded by the coding sequence GTGAACGAGCAAGCCCAGGCCATCGAGTGGCTGACCGTCCCCGACCTCGTCGAACAGCTGGGGGTCGGCGTCAGCCGGGTGCGCCGGCTCATCGAAGACAACCATCTCGGCGCCAAGCGTATCGACGGTGTCCTGAAGGTCCCTGCCGTCTTTCTCCGCGACGGCGAGCCGCTGTGCGAGCTGCGTGGGACGCTCATCCTGCTCGGCGACGACGGCTTCGGGAACGAGGAGGCCGTCGACTGGCTGCTGGCCGAGGAAGACAGCCTCGGCGCGTCGCCGATCGAAGCGCTGCGCGCTGGCCGCAAGGCCGAGGTGCGCCGGGTCGCGCAGGCGCTGGCGTAG
- a CDS encoding LysM peptidoglycan-binding domain-containing protein: MSPTENTASHLLGRVLGRVPIAVAGSIAVTVGLIAPAQALPVPPAERSRDKAPQEGEDERGGTGAHDTVTSVIPAEAAAAAAPAQTAFDAAPASYRVHEGDTVSGIAARFGLSTASVLALNGLSWKSLIFPGQLLALSGAAAPATVPTPERSAEAMKYEVVRGDTLSGIAARFGVKTATVLGANAAAVTAPTQAPAVPQTVSQPSATPNASAAAGRAIPLSDEMRANAELIVRIGRAEGVSDQGIVITLAAAAQESGLRNIRHGDRDSLGLFQQRPSTGWGTPAQVLDADHATHAFFGGRGNPNTGKTRGLLDIPGWTSMSVTQAAQAVQLSAHPDAYAKWEAYARSWLAQLG; this comes from the coding sequence ATGTCGCCGACCGAGAACACAGCGAGCCACTTGCTCGGGCGCGTCTTGGGGCGCGTGCCGATCGCGGTGGCGGGGTCCATCGCCGTCACGGTGGGACTGATCGCCCCCGCGCAGGCTCTGCCCGTGCCGCCGGCCGAGCGATCACGCGACAAAGCGCCCCAGGAGGGCGAGGACGAGCGCGGCGGCACAGGCGCGCACGACACGGTGACCTCTGTCATCCCTGCGGAGGCAGCTGCCGCGGCAGCACCGGCCCAGACCGCCTTCGACGCCGCGCCGGCGAGCTACCGCGTACACGAGGGCGACACGGTCTCCGGCATCGCCGCGCGCTTCGGCCTCTCGACGGCGAGCGTGCTCGCGCTCAACGGGCTCTCCTGGAAAAGCCTGATCTTCCCGGGGCAGCTGCTCGCGCTCAGCGGCGCAGCGGCTCCGGCGACCGTACCGACGCCGGAGCGCTCAGCGGAAGCGATGAAGTACGAAGTCGTGCGCGGAGACACCCTCAGCGGCATCGCCGCACGATTCGGAGTGAAGACCGCAACTGTGCTCGGCGCGAACGCTGCTGCCGTCACCGCACCGACGCAGGCTCCGGCTGTCCCACAGACGGTGAGCCAGCCCAGCGCGACGCCGAACGCCTCGGCGGCGGCCGGCCGGGCCATCCCGCTCAGCGATGAGATGCGCGCAAACGCAGAGCTCATCGTACGGATCGGCCGCGCCGAGGGCGTCAGCGACCAGGGCATCGTGATCACGCTGGCCGCTGCCGCACAGGAGTCGGGTCTGCGCAACATCCGCCACGGCGACCGCGACTCGCTCGGGCTGTTCCAGCAGCGCCCGAGCACCGGCTGGGGCACCCCGGCCCAGGTGCTCGACGCCGACCACGCCACCCACGCCTTCTTCGGCGGCCGTGGGAACCCCAACACGGGGAAGACGCGCGGCCTGCTCGACATCCCCGGATGGACCTCCATGAGCGTCACACAGGCTGCACAGGCCGTACAGCTCTCCGCACACCCCGACGCCTACGCCAAATGGGAGGCATACGCACGGAGCTGGCTCGCCCAGCTGGGCTGA
- the pknB gene encoding Stk1 family PASTA domain-containing Ser/Thr kinase, whose product MTTSQTDPLIGRLIDGRYQVRSRIARGGMATVYLATDLRLERRVAIKVMHGHLADDTTFKNRFVQEARSAARLAHPNVVNVFDQGQDSDMAYLVMEYLPGITLRDLLKDYGKLTPEQTIDIMEAVLSGLVAAHKAGIVHRDLKPENVLLADDGRIKIGDFGLARAASANTATGQALLGTIAYLSPELVTRGVADARSDIYALGIMMYEMLTGEQPFQGEQPMQIAYQHANDAVPTPSGKNPAVPAELDDLVQWATEKDPDRRPKDARELFDRLVEAEKSLRGEAALQLTMVLPPAFEAAEGETQIINPAIRQQVAASAPSATDRLSAASARRRAKGWWLFALVILLAGLAGGTGWYFGAGPGSLVTVPNVVSKTPAAAAAKLTELGFRTKQAQEYSVTVPAGQVSSTVPVAETPAGRGSTVTLRVSQGPKPVTIPPLAGHPLDTAKAAITGVGAKVGTIAEQFDGKVHSGTVISATKTSDGGDISGGGPYFEAASVDLVVSVGPVPDVAGKSVESATALLHKAGLVVVAGPESYSETIAKGDVISAQPQAAVVRPGDTVALKTSKGPEPVPVPDVVGQTWDKAKKTLTEAGFALKYSTAADLLPGAFVVSKISPDAGTQADKGSTVTVNFASF is encoded by the coding sequence GTGACCACGAGCCAGACCGATCCCCTGATCGGCCGTCTGATCGACGGCCGCTACCAGGTGCGCTCGCGGATCGCGCGCGGCGGGATGGCCACGGTCTACCTCGCCACAGATCTACGCCTCGAGCGCCGCGTGGCGATCAAGGTGATGCACGGCCACCTGGCCGACGACACCACCTTCAAGAACCGCTTCGTTCAGGAGGCCCGCTCGGCCGCGCGCCTCGCGCACCCGAACGTGGTCAATGTCTTCGACCAGGGCCAAGACTCCGATATGGCGTATCTGGTCATGGAGTACTTGCCCGGGATCACGCTCCGCGATCTGCTCAAGGACTACGGCAAGCTCACGCCCGAGCAGACTATCGACATCATGGAGGCGGTGCTGAGCGGGCTCGTCGCCGCCCATAAGGCGGGCATCGTCCACCGCGACCTGAAACCCGAGAACGTGCTGCTCGCCGACGACGGGCGCATCAAGATCGGCGATTTCGGCCTCGCCCGCGCCGCGAGCGCGAACACCGCCACCGGCCAGGCGCTCCTCGGCACAATCGCCTACCTCTCGCCCGAGCTCGTCACTCGCGGCGTCGCGGACGCGCGCAGCGACATCTACGCGCTCGGGATCATGATGTACGAGATGCTGACCGGCGAGCAGCCCTTCCAGGGCGAGCAGCCGATGCAGATCGCCTATCAGCACGCCAACGACGCGGTCCCGACGCCGAGCGGCAAAAATCCGGCCGTGCCTGCCGAGCTCGACGATCTCGTACAGTGGGCGACCGAGAAGGACCCAGACCGCCGCCCCAAGGACGCTCGCGAGCTGTTCGACCGACTCGTCGAGGCCGAGAAGTCCCTTCGCGGCGAAGCGGCCCTTCAGCTGACGATGGTGCTGCCACCAGCGTTTGAAGCGGCGGAGGGCGAAACCCAGATCATCAACCCGGCTATCCGCCAGCAGGTCGCCGCCAGCGCGCCCAGCGCCACCGACCGGCTGAGTGCCGCCTCCGCACGCCGCCGGGCGAAGGGCTGGTGGCTGTTCGCGCTCGTCATCCTGCTCGCGGGGCTGGCCGGCGGCACCGGATGGTACTTCGGCGCCGGTCCCGGCTCGCTCGTCACCGTGCCGAACGTCGTCAGCAAGACACCGGCCGCCGCCGCCGCCAAGCTCACCGAGCTCGGATTCCGGACCAAACAGGCGCAGGAATACAGCGTGACCGTGCCCGCCGGGCAGGTCTCGAGCACCGTTCCGGTGGCCGAGACGCCGGCCGGGCGTGGCTCGACCGTGACGCTGCGCGTCTCCCAGGGCCCGAAGCCGGTCACCATCCCGCCGCTCGCCGGGCACCCCCTCGACACAGCGAAGGCCGCGATCACCGGCGTCGGGGCGAAGGTGGGAACCATCGCCGAGCAATTCGACGGCAAGGTACACTCCGGAACCGTCATCTCTGCGACGAAAACCTCCGATGGCGGCGACATCTCCGGCGGGGGACCGTACTTCGAGGCGGCATCCGTCGATCTCGTGGTGTCGGTCGGTCCCGTTCCGGATGTCGCGGGGAAGTCTGTGGAGAGCGCCACCGCACTCCTGCACAAGGCGGGCCTCGTGGTCGTCGCCGGGCCGGAAAGCTACAGCGAGACCATCGCAAAGGGCGACGTGATCTCCGCGCAACCCCAGGCCGCGGTTGTCCGTCCGGGCGACACCGTCGCCCTGAAGACATCGAAAGGCCCCGAACCGGTCCCTGTTCCGGACGTGGTCGGCCAAACCTGGGACAAAGCCAAGAAGACCCTCACCGAGGCCGGCTTCGCTCTCAAGTACTCCACTGCCGCCGATCTTCTCCCGGGCGCGTTCGTCGTCTCCAAGATCAGCCCGGACGCCGGAACCCAGGCCGACAAGGGTTCCACCGTCACCGTCAACTTCGCCAGCTTCTAA
- a CDS encoding class II 3-deoxy-7-phosphoheptulonate synthase — protein sequence MEGLDYWRTLPIKQQPEWPDKDAVTAVSAELATLPPLVFAGEVDQLRTRLARAAEGNAFLLQGGDCAEKFADATADQIRNRVKTVLQMAVVLTYGASVPVIKMGRMAGQFAKPRSSDTETRGEVTLPAYRGDIVNGYDFTPESRQADPRRLVQGYHMAASTLNLIRAFTQGGFADLRQVHSWNRGFAANPANQRYEGLAREIDRAIKFMEAAGADFDELKRVEFYSSHEALLMDYERPMTRIDSRTGTPYNTSAHFVWIGERTRDLDGAHVDFLSRVRNPIGVKLGPTTSPDDMLRLIDKLDPEREPGRLTFVTRMGAGRVREALPPLLEAIKRSDACPLWVTDPMHGNGLTTPTGYKTRRFEDVVDEVKGFFEAHRAAGTNPGGIHVELTGDDVTECLGGSEHIDEATLATRYESLCDPRLNHMQSLELAFLVAEELSQP from the coding sequence ATGGAGGGCCTGGACTATTGGCGCACGCTGCCGATCAAACAGCAGCCGGAGTGGCCGGACAAAGATGCGGTGACGGCGGTTTCGGCTGAGCTCGCCACCCTGCCGCCTCTCGTCTTCGCCGGTGAGGTGGACCAGCTGCGCACCCGGCTCGCGCGCGCGGCCGAAGGCAACGCTTTCCTGCTCCAGGGCGGCGACTGCGCTGAGAAATTCGCGGACGCGACCGCCGACCAGATCCGCAACCGGGTGAAAACGGTGCTGCAGATGGCGGTCGTGCTCACCTATGGCGCGTCCGTGCCCGTCATCAAGATGGGGCGCATGGCGGGGCAGTTCGCCAAACCGCGCTCCAGCGACACCGAGACGCGGGGGGAGGTCACGCTTCCCGCCTACCGTGGTGACATCGTCAACGGGTACGACTTCACTCCGGAGTCGCGCCAGGCCGACCCACGCCGGCTCGTCCAGGGCTACCACATGGCCGCCTCGACGCTGAACCTCATCCGCGCGTTCACGCAGGGGGGGTTCGCCGACTTGCGTCAGGTACACAGCTGGAACAGGGGTTTCGCGGCGAACCCGGCCAACCAGCGTTACGAGGGCTTGGCCCGTGAGATCGACCGCGCCATCAAGTTTATGGAGGCTGCCGGCGCGGATTTCGACGAGCTCAAGCGCGTCGAGTTCTACTCTAGCCACGAGGCGCTCCTCATGGACTATGAGCGCCCGATGACGCGCATCGACTCCCGCACCGGCACGCCGTACAACACATCGGCGCACTTCGTGTGGATTGGTGAGCGCACCCGTGATCTGGACGGCGCGCATGTCGACTTCCTCTCCCGCGTTCGTAACCCGATCGGCGTCAAGCTCGGACCGACCACCTCGCCGGACGATATGCTGCGCCTGATCGACAAGCTCGATCCGGAGCGCGAGCCCGGCCGCCTGACTTTCGTCACACGGATGGGAGCGGGCAGGGTCCGGGAGGCGCTTCCGCCACTCCTCGAAGCCATCAAGCGCTCCGACGCCTGCCCGCTCTGGGTCACCGACCCGATGCACGGCAATGGCCTCACCACCCCGACTGGCTACAAGACGCGCCGCTTCGAGGACGTCGTGGATGAGGTCAAGGGCTTCTTCGAGGCTCACCGGGCGGCCGGGACCAACCCCGGCGGCATCCACGTCGAACTCACGGGAGACGATGTCACGGAGTGCCTGGGCGGCTCCGAGCACATCGACGAAGCGACCCTGGCCACCCGCTACGAGTCGCTGTGCGATCCCCGCCTCAACCACATGCAGTCGCTAGAGCTGGCTTTCCTGGTCGCGGAAGAGCTCAGCCAGCCCTGA
- a CDS encoding lysophospholipid acyltransferase family protein, translating to MFYWLLKYVIAGPLLRGVFRPWVVGLENVPKDGAVILASNHLSFIDSVFLPIVVDRHVSFLAKSDYFTRRGLKGWATKAFMTATGQLPIDRSGGKASEASLNTGLAVLARGEILGIYPEGTRSPDGKLYRGRTGAARMILEAGVPVVPVAMVDTAEIMPIGKRLPKFGRIGIVIGEPLDFSRFDGMEGDRFILRSVTDEIMYVLQGLGDQEYADVYASTVKEKRAAPSA from the coding sequence ATGTTCTACTGGTTGTTGAAGTACGTCATAGCAGGGCCGCTCTTGCGCGGCGTGTTCCGCCCCTGGGTCGTCGGGCTCGAGAACGTCCCGAAGGACGGCGCGGTGATCCTCGCGAGCAACCACCTGTCGTTCATCGACTCGGTCTTCCTGCCCATCGTCGTCGACCGGCATGTCTCGTTTCTCGCCAAGAGCGATTACTTCACGCGCCGCGGTCTCAAGGGCTGGGCGACGAAGGCGTTCATGACCGCCACCGGCCAGCTCCCCATCGACCGCTCCGGCGGCAAAGCGTCGGAGGCGTCCCTCAACACCGGCCTCGCCGTCCTCGCGCGCGGCGAGATCCTTGGCATCTACCCGGAGGGCACGCGGAGCCCGGACGGCAAGCTCTACCGCGGCCGCACCGGCGCGGCCCGGATGATCCTGGAGGCCGGAGTGCCGGTCGTCCCGGTCGCGATGGTGGACACTGCCGAGATCATGCCCATCGGCAAGCGGCTGCCCAAGTTCGGCCGCATCGGCATCGTCATCGGCGAGCCGCTCGACTTCTCGCGCTTCGACGGGATGGAGGGCGACCGTTTCATCCTGCGTTCGGTCACCGACGAGATCATGTACGTGCTGCAGGGTCTCGGCGACCAGGAGTACGCGGATGTGTACGCCAGCACCGTGAAAGAGAAGCGCGCGGCTCCCTCCGCCTGA
- a CDS encoding ROK family glucokinase — MHAIGIDVGGTKIAGAVVDELGAIVREDRVPTDATRPEEIENAVVAMIQRLSDGPERIVGAGVAAAGFVDAGQSIVYYAPNISWRSEPVREKLEKRIDLPVIIENDANAAGWAEFRYGAGRLVSDMVILTIGTGVGGAIVSDDRLFRGGFGAGAEIGHMRVVPGGRPCGCGARGCIEQYGSGRALQRIAGELADAGGIGQALADVRQRKGSLGGADISELIRAGDAGALAALRQLGDWLGQACASLGAILDPQLFAFGGGVAQAGELLLEPIRLAYLENLPARGYHPEPEFRIAELVNDAGVVGAADLARLYAASL, encoded by the coding sequence ATGCACGCGATCGGCATCGACGTCGGCGGGACCAAGATCGCCGGCGCTGTCGTCGACGAGCTCGGCGCGATCGTCCGCGAGGACAGGGTGCCCACCGACGCCACCCGGCCCGAGGAGATCGAGAACGCCGTCGTCGCGATGATCCAGCGGCTGTCGGACGGACCGGAGCGGATCGTCGGCGCGGGCGTCGCCGCCGCCGGTTTCGTCGACGCCGGGCAGTCGATCGTCTACTACGCGCCCAACATCAGCTGGCGCTCTGAGCCCGTCCGGGAGAAGCTCGAGAAGCGTATCGACCTCCCCGTGATCATCGAGAACGATGCGAACGCGGCGGGATGGGCCGAGTTCCGCTACGGTGCCGGCCGCCTGGTGAGCGACATGGTGATTCTGACCATCGGCACCGGGGTGGGCGGTGCGATCGTGAGCGACGACCGGCTCTTCCGCGGCGGCTTCGGCGCGGGCGCCGAGATCGGCCATATGCGCGTCGTCCCGGGTGGCCGGCCCTGTGGCTGCGGCGCGCGCGGCTGCATCGAGCAGTACGGTTCCGGCCGGGCTCTGCAGCGGATCGCGGGCGAGCTAGCCGACGCCGGTGGCATCGGCCAGGCGCTCGCCGATGTCCGCCAGCGCAAGGGCTCGCTCGGCGGAGCGGACATCTCCGAGCTGATCAGGGCCGGTGACGCGGGCGCCCTCGCGGCCCTCCGGCAGCTGGGCGACTGGCTCGGCCAGGCCTGCGCCAGTCTCGGCGCTATCCTGGACCCGCAGCTCTTCGCCTTCGGCGGCGGCGTCGCGCAGGCGGGAGAGCTGCTGCTCGAGCCGATCCGGCTGGCCTACCTCGAGAATCTCCCCGCGCGCGGCTACCACCCGGAGCCCGAGTTCCGCATCGCCGAGCTCGTCAACGATGCCGGTGTGGTCGGCGCCGCCGACCTCGCCCGCCTGTACGCCGCCTCGCTGTGA